One part of the Acidobacteriota bacterium genome encodes these proteins:
- a CDS encoding HAMP domain-containing sensor histidine kinase translates to MTPQHPYPGAGRTPDPVRGDEDARRALGSERALADRPNVSIGLRIALTMLTSFLLVASVVVASMMLMSRVAMFQEFLERVSTYTLELEHARRYEKNYLLYGTNLDDAMNQAQAAHQLLRGSRDAVVALVGAPTFERMEGELDNYATLLERFGALGTRRDPPALAEHATIEHGLRRVGAQLLADANDVVQRERMQLHTAIRTSSLVSIGALLLVFVVMATMGYAMTRQIASPLRRFVGYTQRIAGGDYSPVQPARRYRDEFSDLAIAINRMVFRLRDREHRLERSSRMAAVGTLTAGIAHELNNPLNNISLNAEALLEHFDAYADAQKLAMIEDVVNQVERASGTVHNLLDFTRVEKPVFVPVSLAEVLAGARRLIGNEAQISHVDVALPDDLPMVDGNPRELQQVFVNLFLNAIQAMPNGGTITVRATRVDHATISIEIADTGLGIPEEDLGSIFDPFFTSKEVGVGTGLGLFVSYQTVKRHGGRIEVESRVGQGTVFTVMLPVPGSPGAVAARVSG, encoded by the coding sequence ATGACGCCGCAGCACCCCTACCCAGGAGCAGGACGCACGCCTGATCCGGTTCGAGGCGACGAGGACGCGCGCCGCGCGCTCGGCTCCGAGCGGGCTCTAGCCGATCGGCCCAACGTCAGCATCGGGTTGCGCATCGCACTGACCATGCTCACCTCGTTCCTGCTAGTGGCCAGTGTTGTCGTCGCCTCCATGATGCTCATGTCGCGTGTCGCGATGTTCCAGGAGTTTCTCGAACGAGTCAGCACCTACACCCTCGAACTCGAGCACGCGCGGCGCTACGAGAAGAACTATCTGCTCTACGGCACCAACCTGGACGACGCAATGAACCAGGCCCAGGCGGCCCATCAGCTGTTGCGTGGGTCCCGGGACGCCGTGGTCGCCCTGGTGGGCGCGCCAACCTTCGAGCGGATGGAGGGTGAGCTCGACAACTACGCGACGCTGCTGGAGCGGTTCGGGGCGCTCGGCACACGTCGGGACCCGCCGGCCTTGGCTGAGCACGCCACGATCGAGCACGGACTGCGCCGGGTCGGCGCCCAGTTGCTGGCCGATGCCAACGACGTCGTCCAGCGAGAGCGCATGCAGCTGCACACGGCCATCCGGACTTCGTCACTCGTGTCGATCGGAGCGTTGCTGCTGGTCTTCGTGGTCATGGCCACCATGGGTTACGCGATGACGCGGCAGATTGCCAGCCCGCTCCGCCGATTCGTCGGCTACACGCAGCGCATCGCCGGGGGCGACTACTCACCAGTTCAGCCGGCGCGACGGTACCGCGACGAGTTCTCGGACCTGGCGATCGCCATCAACCGAATGGTGTTCCGGCTGCGAGATCGCGAGCACCGGCTCGAGCGCAGCAGCCGCATGGCCGCGGTCGGAACGCTGACGGCCGGCATCGCGCACGAGCTCAACAACCCGCTCAACAATATCAGCCTGAACGCCGAGGCTCTCCTCGAACACTTCGACGCCTACGCCGACGCGCAGAAGCTCGCCATGATCGAGGACGTCGTCAATCAGGTCGAGCGGGCGAGCGGGACCGTGCACAATCTCCTCGACTTCACCCGGGTCGAGAAGCCGGTGTTCGTGCCTGTCTCGCTGGCCGAGGTCCTCGCCGGCGCGCGCCGCCTGATCGGCAACGAGGCGCAAATCAGCCACGTCGACGTGGCCCTGCCGGATGACCTGCCGATGGTCGACGGCAACCCGCGGGAGCTTCAGCAGGTGTTCGTGAATCTCTTCCTGAATGCGATCCAGGCCATGCCGAACGGCGGCACGATCACCGTTCGGGCAACGCGGGTGGATCACGCAACGATCAGCATCGAGATCGCCGACACCGGTCTCGGGATTCCCGAGGAGGACCTGGGATCGATCTTCGACCCCTTTTTCACCTCCAAGGAGGTCGGTGTGGGTACGGGGCTGGGGCTGTTCGTGAGCTACCAGACCGTCAAGCGGCACGGCGGCCGCATTGAAGTGGAGAGCCGGGTCGGCCAGGGGACGGTGTTCACCGTCATGCTGCCCGTGCCGGGGTCACCCGGGGCCGTCGCTGCGCG
- a CDS encoding cytidylate kinase family protein: MSIITISRGTFSGGKRLAECLADRLGYPCLSREVIAEAAAVYGVSQVELGAALSQPPSFWDRFRRDRDRYLAYIRAVLCQRAKVGNLIYHGHAGHHLLAGVRHVIRVRVVADLSYRIHAAMAQCNMTSGQAEAYINKVDEDRRKWTRFLYGVAWEDASNYDVVLNLEYLGAAGACEVVVRMTELEQFEQTEQSQTAMQNLAVASLVTAALARDQRTRDSDFRVQADAGTVTIEGMVRMAATVGEAAEVASATEGVRAVVNHVVTATLAL, from the coding sequence GTGTCCATCATCACCATTTCGCGTGGGACGTTCAGCGGTGGCAAGCGGCTGGCTGAATGCCTCGCAGATCGGCTCGGCTACCCCTGTTTGAGCCGCGAGGTCATCGCAGAAGCGGCCGCGGTGTACGGCGTGTCGCAGGTCGAGTTGGGCGCAGCCCTCAGCCAACCCCCGTCGTTCTGGGATCGGTTCCGGCGCGACCGCGACCGCTACCTGGCCTATATTCGAGCCGTCCTCTGCCAGCGCGCCAAGGTTGGCAACCTCATCTACCACGGCCACGCCGGCCATCACCTGCTCGCGGGCGTCAGGCACGTCATCCGAGTGCGCGTCGTCGCAGACCTCAGCTACCGCATCCACGCCGCGATGGCGCAGTGCAACATGACGAGCGGTCAGGCCGAGGCCTACATCAACAAGGTGGACGAAGATCGCCGAAAGTGGACGCGCTTCCTCTATGGTGTTGCCTGGGAGGACGCGTCGAACTACGACGTGGTGCTCAACCTGGAGTACCTGGGTGCGGCCGGTGCGTGTGAGGTCGTCGTCCGGATGACGGAGTTGGAACAGTTCGAACAGACGGAGCAATCACAGACGGCGATGCAGAACCTCGCGGTGGCCAGTTTGGTCACGGCGGCGCTGGCGCGCGACCAGCGGACTCGGGATTCGGACTTCCGCGTCCAGGCCGACGCGGGCACTGTCACGATCGAAGGGATGGTCCGCATGGCTGCCACCGTGGGTGAGGCCGCGGAGGTTGCGTCGGCCACCGAGGGCGTAAGGGCCGTCGTCAACCACGTCGTCACGGCGACGCTGGCCCTGTAG
- a CDS encoding cytidylate kinase-like family protein yields the protein MPIVTIARGTFSGGRALAEELARKLGSECLDSEIVGEAARKLGVPVSRLKAAMMKAPASLRGFARERDTYLACVTAELCERAQGGDLVYHGHAAHLLLPGVSHVLRVRVVADPEFRIRAAMSRMNIGRNPAKKYIHDVDTDRVRWVDFLYGVDWSDPSHYDFVVNLEHVSVSNAAAAVCAMAELPEFKPTPVSQQRIADLLLGSRARVRLSVDPRTRSADVTVRASRGVLSVRHMPQQAHLAPVIRQALTDIPGIRDIHCAIASTMVLWIEEAFSPESAAFTQVVDLTRRWDAAVGLLKLAPDDAPDDAVGDPVNLEAVRIASLDAVPSSEAEDDGGVILDTIEPAVAPAAHRDQEMAATFGALLREGRSGETMTLKSSQLPTSLDLGVKYSLVIVGDIFRSKPETVRGRLTRELRSAIAEHLGVPVVGIEDLRQRLAFGPRQAVAALAGLVLVALTYALVFTNQEAVVRFLSAGPTGPQRVLAVAAVVVGTPLFAFVYGACVSRITKLLGFD from the coding sequence ATGCCTATCGTGACGATTGCCCGCGGGACCTTCAGCGGCGGCCGCGCGCTTGCCGAGGAACTGGCGCGCAAGCTCGGAAGCGAATGCCTCGATTCGGAGATCGTCGGCGAGGCCGCCCGCAAGCTGGGTGTGCCGGTATCGCGGCTGAAGGCGGCGATGATGAAGGCCCCGGCGTCGTTGCGTGGCTTCGCCCGCGAACGGGACACGTACCTGGCCTGCGTCACGGCCGAACTCTGCGAGCGGGCGCAGGGCGGCGACCTGGTCTATCACGGACACGCCGCCCACCTTCTCCTCCCGGGCGTGTCGCACGTGCTCCGCGTCCGGGTCGTGGCGGACCCTGAATTCCGTATCCGCGCCGCGATGTCGCGCATGAACATCGGGCGGAACCCGGCCAAGAAGTATATCCACGATGTCGACACCGACCGGGTCAGGTGGGTCGACTTCTTGTACGGCGTCGACTGGTCGGATCCCTCCCACTACGACTTCGTCGTCAACTTGGAACACGTGTCAGTGAGCAACGCCGCGGCCGCCGTGTGTGCCATGGCAGAATTGCCCGAGTTCAAGCCGACGCCGGTGTCCCAACAACGGATCGCTGATCTCCTGCTGGGCAGCCGGGCGCGTGTCAGGCTGAGCGTCGATCCGCGCACCCGATCGGCTGATGTCACCGTTCGAGCCAGTCGCGGCGTGCTGAGCGTCAGGCACATGCCCCAGCAGGCACATCTCGCTCCAGTCATCCGCCAGGCGCTGACCGACATCCCGGGCATCCGCGACATTCATTGCGCGATCGCCAGCACGATGGTGCTGTGGATCGAGGAGGCCTTCTCCCCCGAGTCGGCGGCCTTCACGCAGGTCGTGGACCTGACGCGGCGCTGGGACGCCGCTGTCGGACTCCTGAAACTGGCCCCGGATGATGCGCCAGATGATGCCGTGGGGGATCCGGTGAATCTCGAGGCCGTCAGGATCGCCTCCTTGGACGCAGTCCCGTCGTCGGAGGCAGAAGACGACGGTGGCGTGATTCTCGACACGATCGAACCCGCGGTCGCCCCGGCCGCCCACCGGGACCAGGAAATGGCTGCGACCTTCGGGGCGCTGCTCCGGGAGGGGCGTTCCGGAGAGACCATGACGTTGAAGTCGAGTCAGTTGCCCACGTCGCTCGACCTGGGCGTCAAGTACAGCCTCGTGATCGTGGGCGATATCTTCAGGTCGAAGCCGGAGACGGTACGGGGCCGTCTCACTCGGGAACTTCGGAGCGCCATTGCCGAGCATCTTGGCGTGCCGGTTGTCGGCATCGAGGACTTGCGGCAGCGGCTGGCGTTCGGACCGCGCCAGGCCGTCGCGGCGCTGGCCGGCCTCGTGCTGGTGGCCCTCACCTACGCGCTGGTCTTCACCAACCAGGAAGCGGTCGTCCGCTTCCTCTCGGCCGGACCAACGGGTCCGCAACGCGTCTTGGCGGTTGCCGCCGTCGTCGTGGGAACGCCGCTGTTCGCGTTCGTTTATGGCGCGTGCGTCAGCCGCATCACGAAGCTCCTGGGCTTCGACTAG
- a CDS encoding sulfite exporter TauE/SafE family protein: protein MMAGLDGFIPLDAFTMIQVVLLGFIGGVLSGFIGSGGAFFMTPGMMNLGVPGAIAVASNITHKFGKALVGSRRHRELGNVDRKLALFMLATSALGIQIAVWLNSMLLKTSGSHGESSSAAGDLYISVVFVASLTPVSIAMLRDVVHSFRSGDNSGRPGSRMAEAVANLRLPPTIDFRVSETHVSLWVVTLVGLIVGYMAGTIGVGGFLGVPAMIYLFGVPTTVAAGTELYLAVYMGAWGALNYAWLGLVDVRLTLLLYGGSLIGVFIGVYGTKVVREVMIRMVTGVVILVCVVSRLIAIPVYLRQLGKIEMHPSYDPYLNSVSKGLLFLAGISGLAMILYLVVKAHRQRMSIQTRLMQACSPADDASSAERVQHM from the coding sequence ATGATGGCTGGACTGGACGGGTTCATTCCGCTCGACGCGTTCACGATGATCCAGGTCGTCCTGCTCGGGTTCATTGGAGGCGTCCTGTCGGGTTTCATCGGTAGCGGCGGCGCCTTCTTCATGACGCCCGGCATGATGAACCTGGGCGTGCCAGGCGCCATCGCCGTCGCCAGCAACATCACGCACAAGTTCGGCAAGGCGCTGGTGGGATCGCGGCGCCACCGGGAACTCGGCAACGTCGACCGCAAGCTGGCGCTGTTCATGCTCGCCACCTCCGCGCTGGGCATCCAGATCGCCGTCTGGTTGAACAGCATGCTGCTCAAGACATCGGGCAGCCACGGCGAGTCGTCCAGCGCGGCCGGCGATCTCTACATCAGCGTGGTCTTCGTTGCCAGCCTGACGCCCGTGTCGATTGCCATGTTGCGGGACGTGGTCCATTCGTTCCGCAGTGGCGACAACAGCGGCCGCCCAGGTTCGCGGATGGCCGAGGCCGTCGCCAATCTCCGTCTGCCACCCACGATCGACTTCCGGGTGTCGGAAACCCACGTCTCGTTGTGGGTCGTGACGCTGGTGGGCCTGATCGTCGGCTACATGGCGGGGACGATCGGCGTTGGTGGATTCCTCGGTGTGCCGGCGATGATCTACCTGTTTGGCGTACCCACGACGGTCGCGGCTGGCACGGAACTGTACCTCGCGGTCTACATGGGCGCGTGGGGCGCGCTGAACTACGCCTGGCTGGGCCTGGTCGATGTCCGCCTGACGTTGCTCTTGTACGGGGGCTCGCTCATCGGGGTGTTCATCGGCGTCTACGGCACGAAGGTCGTTCGGGAGGTGATGATCCGCATGGTCACGGGCGTGGTGATCCTCGTCTGCGTCGTCAGCCGGCTCATTGCCATTCCGGTCTACCTGCGCCAGCTCGGCAAGATCGAGATGCATCCATCCTACGACCCCTACCTCAACTCCGTCAGCAAGGGGCTCCTGTTCCTGGCAGGAATATCGGGCCTCGCGATGATCTTGTATCTGGTGGTGAAGGCCCATCGTCAAAGGATGAGTATCCAGACTCGGTTGATGCAGGCCTGCTCACCGGCCGACGACGCGTCGAGCGCGGAGCGTGTCCAACATATGTGA
- a CDS encoding ATP-binding protein has translation MVPVEPQRPSPSTLPRESLTEFSDGTSHPGPLLPDDRVEVEFQKALLDRPSLGIRLRLVLGFLIIVAVTAGITVTSWLLLSSVERRLRVLVVVDRLTIEVQQARRFEKDYFLYGTNLPDALDHARQARQLLVSHMRTGEPDATLGNEGLAAFVHQVDRYEELLALLSAGGRDAAPNAGNIRRGELEASVREHGAGITSTVLDMATSERRSVENMLAVAKRVPMVFLAVSVILTLGVANFLARQMLGPLTRLVQATQRIAAGDFSPLAPARRYRDEFSDLAMGINRMTHELERRYQILVESQKLRAVGTLTAGIAHELNNPLNNITLTATTLKQFRSKLNEAEHGEMLDDLVTQADRAQAIVRNLLDFTRQSEARMEPLDLRRLVDDVVSLAQTQVKFTGSSVEVDVPPDLPTVHGDRNLLSQVFLNLLLNALDAVQKGGRIHVSARRAAEPGFVSVDVGDNGSGIPAHIIGSIFDPFFTTKATGQGTGLGLSMSRGIVRQHGGELRAQSVVNEGSTFSVLLPVTMVVADLSSPPARGDCSGTPEGGQRPA, from the coding sequence ATGGTTCCAGTCGAGCCGCAGCGTCCGTCTCCTTCGACGCTCCCCCGCGAGTCCCTCACGGAGTTCTCCGACGGGACATCACATCCCGGGCCCCTCCTCCCGGACGACCGCGTCGAAGTGGAGTTCCAGAAGGCGTTATTGGATCGGCCAAGTCTCGGCATTCGTCTGCGTCTCGTACTGGGATTCCTGATCATTGTCGCCGTCACCGCCGGGATCACGGTGACCTCGTGGCTGCTGCTGTCGTCGGTCGAGCGTCGGCTGCGGGTCCTGGTCGTGGTCGATCGCTTGACCATCGAGGTACAGCAGGCCCGGCGCTTCGAGAAGGACTACTTCCTTTACGGAACGAACCTCCCTGACGCGTTGGACCACGCCCGCCAGGCCAGACAGTTGCTCGTGTCACACATGAGGACGGGAGAGCCAGACGCCACGCTCGGCAACGAAGGTCTGGCGGCGTTTGTCCACCAGGTGGACCGCTACGAAGAACTGCTGGCGCTGCTGTCGGCGGGTGGCCGCGATGCGGCCCCGAATGCCGGGAATATCCGGCGTGGCGAACTGGAGGCGAGCGTCCGCGAACACGGCGCTGGGATCACCTCGACCGTGCTTGATATGGCCACGAGTGAACGCCGCTCCGTTGAGAACATGTTGGCCGTGGCCAAGCGTGTGCCCATGGTGTTCCTGGCGGTCAGTGTGATTCTGACGCTGGGAGTGGCGAACTTCCTCGCTCGTCAGATGCTCGGGCCCCTGACCCGGCTGGTTCAGGCCACCCAGCGCATTGCCGCGGGCGACTTCTCCCCCCTCGCGCCCGCCCGCCGGTATCGAGACGAATTCTCGGACCTGGCAATGGGCATCAACCGCATGACCCACGAACTCGAGCGGCGGTACCAGATCCTCGTCGAGTCACAGAAGCTCAGGGCGGTCGGGACGTTGACGGCTGGCATCGCTCACGAGTTGAACAACCCGTTGAACAACATCACCCTCACCGCCACGACGCTCAAGCAGTTTCGATCGAAGCTGAACGAGGCTGAGCATGGTGAGATGCTCGATGATCTGGTCACCCAGGCCGACCGGGCCCAGGCGATCGTTCGAAACTTGCTCGACTTCACGAGACAGAGCGAGGCGCGGATGGAACCGCTCGACCTGCGGCGACTCGTGGACGACGTCGTCTCACTGGCGCAGACCCAGGTCAAGTTCACGGGGTCTTCGGTGGAAGTTGACGTGCCGCCGGATCTCCCCACCGTGCACGGCGACCGGAACCTGTTGAGCCAGGTGTTCCTGAATCTGCTCCTGAACGCGCTCGACGCGGTGCAGAAGGGCGGCCGCATCCATGTGTCGGCCCGGAGAGCCGCCGAGCCCGGATTCGTGTCGGTGGACGTCGGTGACAACGGTTCGGGTATCCCCGCGCACATCATCGGATCGATCTTCGACCCATTCTTCACCACCAAGGCCACGGGTCAGGGAACGGGACTGGGTCTGTCAATGTCTCGAGGGATCGTACGCCAGCACGGGGGAGAACTTCGCGCCCAGAGCGTCGTGAATGAGGGATCCACGTTCAGCGTGTTGCTGCCGGTGACCATGGTGGTCGCCGATTTGTCGTCCCCTCCCGCGCGGGGCGACTGCTCCGGAACACCGGAGGGCGGTCAACGGCCCGCCTAG
- a CDS encoding response regulator, with product MERQTRILVVDDEEIVGKRLLVALKSSGYDVDTFVDPKAALARIAEQEYDIVVTDVRMKDVDGIQILEAVTKRSPRTKVVLITAYATIEVAREAVAKGVFDFIPKPFKVSEFLDVIARATAGAGL from the coding sequence ATGGAACGCCAGACTCGAATCTTGGTTGTGGATGACGAGGAGATCGTGGGCAAGCGGCTGCTCGTCGCGTTGAAGAGCAGCGGCTACGACGTCGACACGTTTGTGGATCCGAAGGCGGCGCTGGCGAGAATCGCCGAACAGGAATACGACATCGTGGTGACGGACGTGCGTATGAAGGATGTCGACGGGATTCAGATCCTCGAGGCCGTCACAAAGCGATCGCCGCGAACGAAGGTCGTGCTGATTACGGCGTATGCCACCATCGAGGTCGCCCGCGAGGCGGTGGCCAAGGGCGTATTCGACTTCATTCCCAAACCGTTCAAGGTCAGTGAATTCCTCGACGTGATCGCCAGGGCAACCGCAGGCGCCGGGTTGTGA
- a CDS encoding cytidylate kinase family protein codes for MAVITISRGSFSGGTRLAECVASRLGYRCIDRDVIVTGAAAYGASENDLRDALEKPPTLWERFKHTKYMYLALIQAALTEEVRAGNAVYHGNAGHLLLEGISHVMRVRIIAPRAFRLEAVQTRLKMSEAEASAYIQKMDEDRRMWTQYLYEVDWRDASFYDLVLNLERLDIFQACDIIAAMARQECFQETPESRAAIDDLALASRIQANLAVTPATVDLEVDVTAHAGAVVVRGHLSAPDQTAFVRAVVAKVPGVKQVAIELFAGLGA; via the coding sequence ATGGCGGTCATCACCATCTCGAGAGGGTCGTTTAGCGGTGGCACGAGGCTCGCCGAATGTGTGGCGAGCCGACTGGGCTACCGGTGCATCGACCGGGACGTGATCGTCACGGGAGCGGCCGCGTACGGCGCGTCCGAGAACGATCTCCGGGATGCGCTCGAGAAGCCTCCCACACTCTGGGAGCGGTTCAAGCACACGAAGTACATGTACCTCGCCCTGATCCAGGCGGCGCTGACCGAAGAGGTCAGGGCCGGCAATGCGGTCTACCACGGAAACGCCGGGCACCTGCTGCTCGAGGGCATCAGTCATGTCATGCGGGTGCGCATCATCGCCCCGCGGGCCTTTCGCCTGGAGGCCGTCCAGACCCGCCTGAAGATGAGCGAAGCCGAGGCGTCCGCCTATATCCAGAAGATGGACGAGGACCGGCGGATGTGGACGCAGTACCTCTATGAGGTTGACTGGCGCGACGCGTCCTTCTACGACCTCGTCCTGAATCTCGAGCGTCTGGACATCTTTCAGGCGTGCGACATCATCGCGGCGATGGCCAGGCAGGAGTGTTTCCAGGAGACGCCGGAATCCAGAGCCGCCATCGACGATCTCGCGCTGGCGAGCCGGATCCAGGCCAACCTGGCGGTGACGCCGGCAACCGTGGATCTCGAAGTGGACGTGACCGCTCACGCCGGAGCGGTGGTGGTGAGAGGCCATTTGTCGGCGCCTGATCAGACAGCCTTTGTCCGGGCCGTCGTGGCCAAGGTGCCCGGCGTGAAGCAGGTGGCGATCGAGTTGTTCGCGGGGCTCGGGGCGTAG